A stretch of Macrobrachium rosenbergii isolate ZJJX-2024 chromosome 12, ASM4041242v1, whole genome shotgun sequence DNA encodes these proteins:
- the Usp8 gene encoding ubiquitin carboxyl-terminal hydrolase 50, translating into MGKRMKSLDYSISNFSARYECQPAEGTNQEKAACIETGNFYGFEELEIGKARRLNKHRCFILRQEEETSIFEGFKEAEVIKARKTNLKKVTHLRGLQKHETNKHTPHNVAKKIPGLLNLGNTCYMNSVMQCLNCVEPLVKYFTEGTYHSDIYSLSKYGGTLAREVGAALEAMNNGVYSPIALQDLKSVIGNLHFPFRGSRQHDSHEFLLFLLSWLHEDLRGGTMPFLQETQDCLLEDVENNESSVICSLFQGENRHRIICNTCQYEPLSYEPFTIMSLSLPFSGGCTLADLLQNTYMDSCIDYKCPRCKTQGKGTRKSDIRKLPPVLVLHLNRFDYNISARKKQNYVDFPLENLSLVEHATSTKRGSTQYNLCGVSNHYGSLNAGHYTSFCKSYDSKFWYRCDDQNVTKLRTSVKTSAAYLLFYESVHINNMNLQ; encoded by the coding sequence ATGGGAAAAAGGATGAAAAGCTTGGACTACTCCATTTCTAATTTCTCTGCAAGATATGAATGCCAACCAGCAGAGGGAACCAATCAAGAAAAGGCTGCTTGCATTGAAACTGggaatttttatggttttgaagAGTTAGAGATTGGAAAGGCAAGGAGATTAAACAAACACAGGTGCTTTATTTTAAGGCAGGAGGAAGAGACAAGCATATTTGAAGGCTTTAAGGAAGCAGAAGTAATTAAAGCTAGAAAAACGAACTTGAAAAAAGTCACTCATCTTAGAGGTCTCCAAAAACATGAAACTAATAAACACACACCACATAATGTTGCCAAGAAAATTCCTGGGCTACTGAATCTTGGAAATACATGCTATATGAACTCAGTAATGCAGTGCCTCAACTGTGTAGAACCTCTGGTGAAATATTTTACAGAAGGTACATACCACAGTGACATTTATTCCTTGAGTAAATATGGAGGCACTCTGGCAAGGGAAGTGGGAGCTGCACTAGAAGCAATGAACAATGGAGTTTATAGTCCCATTGCATTACAGGACCTGAAATCTGTAATTGGTAATCTCCACTTTCCCTTTCGGGGATCTCGGCAGCATGATTCTCATGAATTCCTTCTGTTCCTTTTAAGCTGGTTGCATGAGGATCTAAGAGGAGGAACTATGCCATTCTTGCAAGAAACTCAAGATTGTTTGTTGGAAGATGTAGAAAACAATGAGTCTTCTGTTATATGCTCACTCTTCCAGGGCGAAAATCGGCATAGGATAATTTGTAATACTTGCCAGTATGAACCCCTTTCCTATGAACCATTTACCATTATGTCTTTGTCATTACCTTTTAGTGGAGGTTGCACACTGGCTGACTTACTTCAGAACACCTATATGGATAGCTGCATTGATTATAAGTGTCCAAGATGCAAAACACAAGGAAAGGGCACTCGTAAATCTGACATCAGAAAGCTGCCTCCTGTGCTAGTACTACATTTAAACCGGTTTGATTATAACATCTCTGCAAGGAAGAAGCAAAACTATGTTGATTTCCCTTTAGAAAATCTAAGTTTGGTAGAACATGCCACATCCACAAAAAGGGGCTCCACTCAGTATAATCTATGTGGTGTATCTAACCACTATGGAAGTCTAAATGCTGGACACTACACCAGTTTTTGTAAATCATATGATAGCAAATTTTGGTACAGATGCGATGACCAAAATGTCACCAAACTGAGAACATCAGTAAAAACTTCTGctgcatatttattgttttatgaatcAGTCCACATAAACAATATGAATCTTCAGTAA